A window of Luteolibacter flavescens contains these coding sequences:
- the lpxB gene encoding lipid-A-disaccharide synthase, producing MAEALYVIAGELSGDAHGAGMLRALLSMHPELEVRGAGGPEMREVAGDGIRDWVEEAAVMGIWEVLKRYGWFKKRFDEMLTEVIAQKPSLLVLIDYPGFNLRFAEAVRQELPKTKIIYYISPQVWAWNKGRLPKMARLLDEMLCLFPFEKPIFEGAGLPTTFVGHPLVDELEEERTAGSREENLVALLPGSREREVSRLFPMMLEAARRLNSKRPETRFEACGASAKLSARMRELTAAAKLDEIVHIRDGGAHDLMQRAACGVVASGTATLEAAYFGLPYCLVYKVAWPTYLMAKMLVKIEFIGLINILAGQKMVEEFIQSEADPLHVEQSLSRFLSDDSFREETRRKLLATAAKLGGPGAHVRAATAISKWIGR from the coding sequence ATGGCCGAGGCGCTGTATGTCATCGCGGGGGAATTGAGTGGCGATGCACACGGCGCTGGGATGCTGCGCGCCCTGCTGTCGATGCATCCGGAGCTGGAAGTCCGGGGTGCCGGAGGCCCGGAAATGCGCGAGGTGGCCGGAGACGGCATCCGCGACTGGGTGGAGGAAGCCGCCGTGATGGGCATCTGGGAAGTGCTGAAGCGCTACGGGTGGTTCAAGAAGCGCTTCGACGAGATGCTCACCGAGGTCATCGCGCAAAAGCCCTCGCTGCTCGTGCTGATCGATTACCCCGGCTTCAACCTGCGCTTCGCCGAGGCGGTGCGCCAGGAGCTGCCGAAAACGAAGATCATCTACTACATCAGCCCGCAGGTGTGGGCGTGGAACAAGGGTCGCCTGCCCAAAATGGCGCGTCTCTTGGATGAAATGCTCTGCCTCTTCCCCTTCGAGAAGCCGATCTTCGAAGGCGCGGGACTGCCCACCACCTTCGTCGGCCACCCGCTCGTGGACGAACTGGAGGAGGAGCGCACCGCGGGATCCCGCGAGGAAAACCTGGTCGCCCTGCTGCCCGGCAGCCGGGAGCGCGAGGTCTCCCGGCTCTTTCCGATGATGCTGGAGGCTGCCCGCCGCCTGAATTCCAAGCGCCCGGAGACAAGATTCGAGGCCTGTGGTGCGTCCGCCAAGCTCTCCGCCCGTATGCGCGAACTGACCGCCGCGGCGAAGCTCGACGAGATCGTCCACATCCGGGACGGCGGCGCGCACGATCTGATGCAGCGGGCCGCCTGCGGCGTGGTCGCCAGCGGCACCGCCACGCTGGAGGCCGCGTATTTCGGACTCCCCTACTGCCTCGTCTACAAGGTGGCATGGCCCACCTACCTGATGGCGAAGATGCTCGTGAAGATCGAGTTCATCGGCCTGATCAATATCCTCGCCGGGCAAAAGATGGTGGAGGAATTCATCCAGTCCGAGGCCGATCCGCTACACGTCGAGCAGTCGCTCTCGCGCTTCCTTTCCGACGACTCCTTCCGCGAGGAAACCCGCCGCAAGCTGCTGGCAACGGCTGCCAAGCTCGGCGGCCCCGGTGCCCACGTCCGAGCCGCCACCGCGATCTCGAAGTGGATCGGCCGGTGA
- a CDS encoding bactofilin family protein: protein MSNSFGFRKITGNKPEEPAAPTAPAPTASYTPAPAPAPANYGSPEPVAPAAAAAASVPAAAAPQRPVGPSRNVLSSDVDIKGTVKFTNDLVVDGRIEGEIQSDGNLTVGENARLKAEIKTGTVVVYGKVHGNIVANDRVELKASAEVVGDIKAKTLSIEPGAIFVGKSAVGTPSTPAGAPAKQGGGQAAAAAPAAKADTKQGTLSGVDS from the coding sequence ATGAGCAATAGCTTCGGATTTCGCAAGATCACCGGCAACAAGCCGGAAGAGCCCGCCGCCCCGACCGCACCTGCCCCCACGGCATCGTACACGCCGGCACCGGCACCCGCTCCTGCCAACTACGGCAGCCCCGAGCCGGTGGCACCTGCCGCCGCGGCAGCTGCCTCCGTCCCCGCCGCAGCCGCGCCACAGCGCCCGGTGGGTCCATCCCGCAACGTCCTCAGCTCCGACGTGGACATCAAGGGCACGGTCAAATTCACCAACGATCTGGTCGTGGACGGCCGCATCGAGGGCGAGATCCAGTCCGACGGCAATCTGACTGTGGGTGAAAACGCCCGCCTGAAGGCCGAGATCAAGACCGGCACCGTGGTCGTCTATGGCAAGGTCCACGGCAACATCGTCGCCAACGACCGCGTGGAACTGAAGGCTTCCGCGGAAGTCGTCGGTGACATCAAGGCAAAGACCCTCTCGATCGAGCCGGGTGCCATCTTCGTCGGCAAGTCCGCCGTCGGCACGCCCTCGACCCCGGCTGGCGCTCCCGCCAAGCAGGGTGGTGGCCAGGCCGCTGCCGCCGCACCGGCTGCAAAGGCAGACACGAAGCAGGGCACGCTTTCCGGCGTGGATTCCTGA
- the nadA gene encoding quinolinate synthase NadA, translated as MPAVALDLKEAILALKKERNAVILAHNYQTGDIQDIADYVGDSLGLAYHAKETDADVIAFCGVHFMAETAKIVNPTKVVVLPDKDAGCSLEQSCPGPELEAFLKANAEKNYYVIAYINCSAHVKALCDVICTSGNAVKIVNKAPQDRPILFVPDANLGAWVMEQTGRKMDLWQGSCYVHVEFTRDSINRIKAEHPGALVVAHPECTQAVRLLADEVCSTEKMITFCRNAPVKDIIVVTESGMLHRLRRECPDKNLIAGPTDRCACADCRYMKMNTLQKLHDCLANLSPQVELPEDIRQRAEVPLLRMLEQSR; from the coding sequence ATGCCCGCCGTCGCGCTCGATCTCAAGGAAGCGATCCTTGCCCTGAAAAAGGAACGGAATGCCGTCATCCTCGCCCACAATTACCAAACCGGGGACATCCAGGACATCGCGGACTACGTCGGTGACTCGCTCGGCCTCGCCTATCACGCGAAGGAGACGGATGCCGACGTGATCGCCTTCTGCGGCGTCCACTTCATGGCGGAGACGGCGAAGATCGTGAATCCTACGAAGGTCGTCGTACTTCCCGACAAGGACGCCGGTTGCTCGCTGGAACAAAGCTGCCCGGGGCCCGAGCTGGAGGCCTTCCTGAAGGCGAATGCGGAGAAGAACTACTATGTCATCGCCTACATCAACTGCTCCGCGCACGTGAAGGCGCTGTGCGACGTGATCTGCACCTCCGGCAATGCGGTGAAGATCGTGAACAAGGCCCCGCAGGACCGCCCCATCCTCTTCGTCCCGGACGCGAATCTCGGTGCCTGGGTGATGGAGCAGACCGGCCGCAAGATGGACCTGTGGCAGGGCTCATGCTACGTCCACGTGGAATTCACTCGCGACTCGATCAATCGCATCAAGGCGGAGCATCCCGGCGCGCTCGTCGTCGCCCATCCGGAGTGCACGCAGGCCGTGCGACTGCTGGCCGATGAAGTCTGCTCGACGGAGAAGATGATCACCTTCTGCCGGAATGCACCGGTGAAGGACATCATCGTCGTCACCGAGAGCGGCATGCTCCACCGCCTGCGCCGCGAGTGCCCGGACAAGAATCTCATCGCGGGGCCCACCGACCGCTGCGCGTGTGCGGACTGCCGCTACATGAAGATGAATACGCTTCAGAAGCTGCACGATTGCCTGGCGAATCTCAGCCCGCAGGTTGAACTGCCGGAAGATATCCGCCAGCGGGCCGAGGTGCCCTTGCTGCGGATGCTCGAGCAATCGCGCTGA
- a CDS encoding tetratricopeptide repeat protein, with the protein MTRSLFRRSGLVLLSLLLPLAPLDAQQAQTPPPPEKDLRELLRQALYTEEVDRDAEAAATLYQALVSRHDEDRQFAASAIFRLAEVRRKQGRKDDAIALYQRLLREFPTAAAEAKLAAENLAAMGGALPESTTPAPADPQSEELARVRALEKTAPDLLRDPKTLEEAVSKAWPRVVEYLLDAGNDPYRSNALGTAAHLGHLDICRIILEKRGNPPESIANGAMTNALHAGRIEVMKFLLSKGFPPDGAQLLAASVRRPAARWDRALTEYLLKAGSDVNLLPADTSEPFPAEDTTMLFFPYGTPLHDALAWRNIEAANFLLDHGAKPDLPTAEHGIAPLHIALYLEEEGTMDLIRRLLAAGADPNRRTVKTPPPEQRVAGRGVPYTRSTMWDGLTPLEIAIRFPNPEAVKVLLEAGAKPEWPTTWTMAMESKNASVFNTLLDAADKPPLQDLLALAVKNGRADAVTRLLDAGAPAKDLALLESAVQKRDLVIVKALFDHGLVPTDKWIREQRRDGSRELNELLFRRFTIPDLVGRPAVHFFSSAVGNSAKELARKSGDAPPLSLAELLLASEDIAWPSSTLPGDVRAADRIAIWRKTEGGKVERIDVRLDGAEPLRELQWGDVIEQGFSPGPDGEPVRSRNMEFRSTPSPEVGWDLQRRIAFPVTLEIDGRREHLTLRGDRVYHDPTSASVPWCTAGELVAMRWQPGMELFRDSRTVTGTILITRSEWPEIRLEYPMEESMRFALRPGDRIAFTPAAEVAGKIAEQRSGTITLRAAGMPYGWSIPCAGGNPSSSIDRYPPPYVAALQPTLFQIIAETQALPGFWPRREDVSPESLPATLRQSGARASILPHPDFSRIRIHRVKEDGGTESLDVDLDKIIAEAAADATPEQLRKHDIALRAGDIVELHVRMDRLAQLWKGLSEKEAAFFTRSLQGRIQVIDSQSQTRMVEIRYEAPAYVETSAGWLPLPGKTGQPTVRASILLPNESGISITRDGGSYHNVVSSRIFLKDGDQISLGKFPVEISRPRVVPPPVNPPADPR; encoded by the coding sequence ATGACGCGATCCCTCTTCCGCCGCTCCGGCCTCGTGCTTCTTTCGCTGCTGCTGCCGCTTGCTCCGCTTGATGCGCAGCAGGCACAGACGCCGCCTCCACCGGAGAAAGACCTGCGCGAACTGCTTCGCCAGGCGCTCTATACCGAGGAGGTCGATCGCGATGCCGAGGCGGCCGCGACGCTCTATCAGGCGCTCGTTTCCCGCCACGATGAGGACCGGCAGTTCGCCGCCAGCGCCATCTTCCGGCTGGCGGAGGTGCGGCGGAAGCAGGGCCGGAAGGACGACGCCATCGCGCTCTACCAGCGGCTGCTGCGCGAATTCCCCACCGCCGCCGCGGAGGCAAAGCTGGCCGCGGAAAACTTGGCCGCCATGGGGGGCGCGCTACCCGAGAGCACCACTCCCGCACCCGCCGATCCGCAGTCGGAGGAGCTGGCTCGGGTGAGGGCACTGGAGAAAACCGCGCCGGATCTCCTGCGCGACCCGAAGACGCTGGAGGAGGCTGTCAGTAAGGCGTGGCCGCGCGTGGTGGAGTACCTGCTGGACGCGGGGAATGACCCGTATCGCTCGAACGCCCTCGGCACCGCCGCCCATCTCGGCCATCTCGATATCTGCCGCATCATCCTGGAAAAGCGCGGGAATCCGCCCGAGAGCATCGCCAACGGTGCGATGACCAATGCCCTGCACGCCGGGCGCATCGAAGTGATGAAATTCCTCCTCTCGAAGGGCTTCCCGCCCGATGGGGCGCAACTGCTCGCCGCCTCCGTGCGCCGGCCCGCCGCACGCTGGGACCGCGCGCTCACGGAGTATCTGCTGAAGGCGGGCAGCGATGTGAATCTCCTGCCCGCGGACACTTCCGAGCCCTTTCCCGCGGAGGACACCACCATGCTCTTCTTCCCCTACGGCACGCCGCTGCACGATGCGCTGGCGTGGCGGAATATCGAGGCGGCGAATTTCCTGCTCGATCACGGCGCGAAGCCCGACCTGCCCACCGCCGAGCACGGCATCGCGCCGCTGCACATTGCGCTCTATCTGGAGGAAGAGGGTACCATGGATCTGATCCGCAGGCTCCTCGCCGCCGGGGCCGATCCGAATCGCCGCACGGTGAAGACCCCGCCGCCGGAACAGCGCGTGGCGGGCCGCGGCGTCCCCTATACCCGCAGCACGATGTGGGATGGACTGACGCCGCTGGAGATCGCCATCCGCTTCCCGAATCCCGAGGCGGTGAAGGTGCTGCTGGAGGCCGGGGCGAAGCCGGAGTGGCCGACTACCTGGACCATGGCGATGGAGTCGAAGAATGCGTCGGTTTTTAACACGCTGCTGGACGCCGCGGACAAGCCACCCCTGCAGGACCTGCTCGCGCTGGCCGTGAAGAATGGACGAGCGGATGCCGTGACGCGCCTCCTCGATGCGGGTGCGCCGGCGAAGGATCTTGCCCTGCTGGAGAGTGCCGTGCAGAAGCGGGATCTCGTGATCGTGAAGGCGCTCTTTGACCACGGGCTGGTGCCGACGGACAAGTGGATCCGCGAGCAGCGGAGGGACGGATCGAGAGAGTTAAATGAGCTGCTTTTCCGGCGCTTCACCATTCCGGATCTGGTCGGGCGGCCCGCCGTGCACTTCTTCTCGAGCGCTGTGGGAAACAGCGCGAAGGAGTTGGCTCGGAAGTCGGGCGATGCGCCGCCGCTTTCGCTCGCCGAGCTGCTGCTCGCTTCGGAAGACATCGCCTGGCCCTCGTCCACACTGCCAGGTGACGTGCGCGCCGCGGACCGCATCGCGATCTGGCGGAAGACGGAAGGGGGAAAGGTCGAGCGCATCGACGTGCGCCTCGATGGCGCGGAACCGCTGCGCGAGCTGCAGTGGGGCGACGTGATCGAGCAGGGCTTCTCTCCCGGACCGGATGGCGAGCCCGTGCGGTCGCGGAACATGGAATTCCGCAGCACTCCCTCACCCGAGGTCGGCTGGGACCTGCAGCGCCGCATCGCCTTCCCCGTGACGCTGGAGATCGATGGCCGCCGCGAACACCTCACGCTGCGGGGCGACCGCGTCTATCACGATCCCACGTCCGCCAGCGTGCCTTGGTGCACGGCGGGGGAGCTGGTTGCGATGCGTTGGCAGCCGGGCATGGAGCTTTTCCGCGACTCGCGTACCGTCACTGGCACGATCCTCATCACCCGCAGCGAGTGGCCGGAGATCCGCCTGGAGTATCCCATGGAGGAGTCGATGCGCTTCGCCCTCCGCCCGGGGGATCGCATCGCCTTCACCCCCGCCGCAGAGGTGGCCGGGAAGATCGCGGAGCAGCGCTCGGGTACCATCACATTGAGGGCCGCGGGCATGCCGTATGGATGGAGCATTCCCTGCGCGGGGGGGAATCCTTCTTCGTCAATCGACCGTTACCCCCCGCCTTATGTGGCCGCCTTGCAGCCCACGCTCTTCCAGATCATCGCGGAGACGCAGGCGCTGCCGGGCTTCTGGCCGCGGCGTGAGGATGTCTCGCCCGAGTCGTTGCCTGCCACGCTGCGGCAGAGCGGCGCGCGGGCGAGCATCCTGCCGCACCCGGACTTCTCGCGCATCCGCATCCATCGCGTGAAGGAGGACGGCGGCACGGAATCGCTCGACGTGGATCTCGACAAGATCATCGCGGAAGCCGCCGCCGATGCCACGCCGGAGCAGCTCCGCAAGCACGACATCGCCTTGCGCGCCGGAGACATCGTGGAGCTGCACGTCCGCATGGATCGCCTCGCGCAACTGTGGAAGGGTCTGTCGGAAAAGGAGGCCGCCTTTTTCACGAGGTCGCTGCAGGGCCGCATCCAGGTCATCGACTCGCAGTCGCAGACGCGCATGGTGGAGATCCGCTACGAGGCACCGGCGTATGTCGAGACGTCCGCCGGATGGTTGCCGCTGCCGGGGAAGACGGGCCAGCCGACGGTGCGTGCCTCCATCCTGCTGCCGAATGAATCGGGCATCAGCATCACGCGCGACGGCGGGTCATACCACAATGTGGTCTCTTCCCGGATCTTTCTGAAGGACGGCGACCAGATCTCGCTGGGCAAGTTCCCGGTCGAGATCTCGCGTCCGCGCGTCGTTCCGCCGCCCGTCAATCCACCTGCCGATCCCCGCTGA
- a CDS encoding tetratricopeptide repeat protein, whose translation MAEDSVETPRPLAEISHGPSAFETFLERNQKGMIALGVVLVAATATFIVMRGLKEESEHNAGAILVKSEGIPQLQALVKEKPDTAAAGSAQLVIAEKQWEAGDQDAAIETLKGFISSTPDHPGVISAKASLATRLQQQGKKDEAKQYFQELVNDPAARYVAPYALVSLGDMQKAGGKLDEAEQSYKKAVSDYGTNPLANLGTQRLNLLRFKDPVAVEAPPAPPAPEGGEVPAPGGILDGAAMPKELEGPLGSILSGGDATPPEEAPATPAEETVPPAEEEQPAPPSEQPAPPVEAPKE comes from the coding sequence ATGGCCGAAGACTCCGTCGAAACCCCGCGCCCGCTTGCCGAAATTTCCCACGGCCCCTCCGCATTCGAGACATTCCTCGAGCGCAACCAGAAGGGCATGATCGCCCTTGGCGTCGTGCTGGTGGCTGCCACCGCCACGTTCATCGTCATGCGCGGCCTGAAAGAGGAGTCGGAGCACAATGCCGGTGCCATCCTGGTGAAATCCGAGGGCATCCCGCAGCTACAGGCACTGGTGAAGGAAAAGCCGGACACCGCCGCAGCCGGCAGCGCCCAGCTCGTCATCGCGGAAAAGCAGTGGGAAGCCGGTGACCAGGACGCCGCCATCGAGACCCTCAAGGGCTTCATTTCCTCGACGCCGGATCACCCCGGCGTGATCAGCGCGAAGGCCAGTCTCGCCACCCGCTTGCAGCAGCAGGGGAAGAAGGACGAGGCGAAGCAGTATTTCCAGGAACTGGTCAACGATCCGGCCGCCCGCTACGTCGCTCCCTACGCGCTCGTTTCGCTCGGCGACATGCAGAAGGCGGGAGGAAAGCTCGATGAGGCCGAGCAGTCCTACAAGAAGGCCGTCTCCGACTACGGCACGAATCCCCTTGCAAATCTGGGCACCCAGCGCCTGAACCTGCTGCGCTTCAAGGACCCCGTGGCCGTTGAGGCCCCGCCAGCCCCACCTGCTCCGGAGGGAGGCGAAGTCCCGGCCCCAGGCGGTATCTTGGACGGTGCCGCCATGCCGAAGGAGCTCGAGGGACCGCTCGGCAGCATCCTTTCCGGCGGCGACGCGACTCCCCCGGAAGAAGCCCCGGCGACTCCTGCCGAAGAAACCGTGCCGCCCGCCGAGGAAGAGCAGCCCGCGCCTCCGTCCGAGCAGCCCGCCCCGCCCGTGGAGGCTCCGAAGGAGTAG
- a CDS encoding ankyrin repeat domain-containing protein, whose product MTRNPICRSGLTILSAMCLPLTPLAAQEGKASPPAKAEREQDLRELLREGLYTEEVTRDPEAAARQYEALLSRHDAQRAFAASALFRLAEVRRKQGRKDDAIALYQRLLARFPEAEAEGKLARENLATLGGKPAETGTNPGTAPGEVAPVDYEEEDIKRLRKLAETSPDKLRDPQTLANAIQNEYPKVVAFLLSQGADPNGSPALAIAAARGNLAICKLLLEKAAPTPEMAGKALAEAVQNDRLVILTYLLDQKLSPDSPVERSLGIHESPLTVAVSAGHVKAATLLLERKADANFMMQWNGTPSLRTPFGTPLHVAVLSGQAGPAMVRVLLEHGADPDVAMPETGLTPLHFATSLKGPDGDAMVKALLEKGADSGKRSTVPPMPPNVYDADRQPFVWATPFEMALGNEDEVKIQAMLAKGAKLDAPGSDGFTLLSQSIRTKNTRRFQYLLKAGADPNVANADGSTPLTTAIHPGDAESVKALLDAGADPDKPGAGGSTPLALAAGHNLGRPMVELLLAKGAKPDAASMKAACDASRFELVELLMAKGGTPEASVVKKAMELNRWDLVAKLLDGGAPLPDDSNYYPWETPLVLALQAGDIAVFEKMIARGAKLDEQWAKDGFLDSFFSAQMGNAYTPIPKSLRPELFRKYTLPRLETSEQVRLATHSMSGTGVKALTEEGEPRRGDSLAELLLAPSIAPNWPSGISPEDKLILWRKSGDAWQAVHETIIDGDGAFPAYQPGDIIELVERAGKPRVAASPGDGVPSRTSGLMPEMEWEIRRRISFPVTLEIGGQVEELTLRGDRLTHDPTSREVPLCTAGKLAALRWSFTAPLDAVQGLTLAVTRAGWPEVRVAFHSDVATMFGLQSGDRVKVEVPAQDQAALLELRKKRIAVRAAGLPYGWTMDCASGYTTAKHEVGSPPPRPPLAPVLATALAPTLCQILAETQVVPSAWGRGYLKDGPAERIPVELQGRAGDLTVLPHPDLSRIRILRLRDNGTEEMVEVDLSRIIAATGDDVSAEEVRKLDTQLQPGDVVELSVQQDRLGQPWKGLSGKEAGFLTRATQGRVQIIDRRGNIRLEEIVFRPPVFRETAAGWLPLSPGGSSQTVRASSWTGALNEVEVSRGGTSYSRVNPASVFFRDGDQMNLQRSR is encoded by the coding sequence ATGACGCGAAACCCGATATGCCGTTCCGGCCTGACGATCCTGTCCGCGATGTGCCTGCCGCTCACGCCGCTGGCGGCGCAGGAGGGGAAAGCATCGCCACCGGCAAAGGCGGAGCGCGAGCAGGACCTGCGCGAGCTGCTGCGCGAGGGGCTCTACACTGAGGAGGTGACGCGCGATCCGGAGGCGGCGGCGAGGCAGTATGAGGCGCTGCTTTCACGGCACGATGCCCAACGGGCCTTCGCCGCCAGCGCACTCTTCCGGCTGGCGGAGGTGCGGCGGAAGCAGGGCCGGAAGGACGACGCCATCGCGCTCTACCAGCGGCTGCTGGCGCGCTTCCCCGAGGCGGAGGCGGAGGGGAAGCTCGCACGGGAAAACCTGGCAACGCTGGGGGGAAAGCCCGCGGAAACTGGAACGAACCCCGGGACGGCCCCGGGCGAGGTGGCTCCGGTGGATTACGAGGAGGAGGACATCAAGCGCCTGCGCAAGCTCGCCGAGACTTCCCCGGACAAGCTCCGCGATCCGCAGACGCTCGCGAATGCGATCCAGAATGAATATCCGAAGGTGGTCGCCTTCCTCCTTTCCCAAGGGGCGGATCCGAATGGTTCGCCCGCGCTGGCCATCGCGGCGGCGCGCGGGAATCTCGCGATCTGCAAACTGCTGCTTGAGAAAGCCGCACCCACGCCGGAGATGGCGGGCAAGGCGCTCGCCGAGGCGGTCCAGAACGATCGCCTGGTGATCCTCACCTATTTGCTCGACCAGAAGCTCAGCCCGGACAGCCCCGTGGAGAGATCGCTCGGCATCCACGAGTCCCCGCTGACCGTGGCGGTGAGCGCGGGCCATGTGAAGGCGGCGACGCTCTTGCTGGAGCGGAAGGCGGATGCGAATTTCATGATGCAGTGGAATGGCACGCCCAGCCTCCGCACGCCCTTTGGCACGCCGCTGCATGTCGCGGTGCTGTCGGGGCAGGCCGGGCCGGCCATGGTGCGCGTGCTGCTGGAGCACGGCGCGGATCCGGATGTGGCGATGCCGGAGACCGGGCTGACGCCGCTCCATTTCGCCACCTCGCTGAAAGGCCCGGATGGGGACGCGATGGTGAAGGCGCTGTTAGAGAAAGGCGCGGACTCCGGGAAGCGCAGCACGGTTCCGCCGATGCCGCCGAATGTCTATGACGCCGACCGGCAGCCGTTCGTGTGGGCGACGCCCTTCGAAATGGCTCTGGGAAACGAGGACGAAGTGAAGATCCAGGCGATGCTCGCGAAGGGAGCGAAGCTCGATGCCCCGGGCTCCGATGGCTTCACGCTGCTGTCGCAGTCCATCCGCACGAAGAACACGCGGCGCTTCCAATATCTGCTGAAGGCGGGTGCCGATCCGAATGTGGCGAATGCGGACGGCTCCACGCCGCTCACGACCGCCATTCACCCCGGCGACGCGGAGAGTGTGAAGGCGCTGCTAGATGCCGGTGCGGATCCTGACAAGCCGGGCGCGGGCGGCTCGACCCCTCTCGCGTTGGCGGCGGGGCACAATCTCGGGCGGCCGATGGTGGAGCTGCTGCTGGCAAAGGGCGCGAAGCCCGATGCCGCCAGCATGAAGGCGGCGTGCGATGCGTCGCGATTCGAGCTGGTGGAGCTGCTCATGGCAAAGGGTGGCACGCCCGAAGCCTCCGTGGTGAAGAAGGCGATGGAATTGAATAGATGGGATCTGGTGGCGAAGCTGTTGGATGGCGGTGCGCCGCTGCCGGATGACTCGAATTATTATCCGTGGGAGACGCCGCTGGTGCTCGCCTTGCAGGCGGGGGATATCGCCGTCTTCGAGAAGATGATCGCAAGGGGAGCGAAGCTTGACGAGCAGTGGGCGAAGGATGGCTTCCTCGACAGCTTCTTCAGCGCCCAAATGGGCAATGCCTACACGCCCATCCCCAAATCCCTCCGCCCCGAGCTTTTCCGGAAATACACGCTGCCCCGGCTGGAGACTTCGGAGCAGGTGCGCCTTGCCACTCACTCCATGAGTGGAACCGGGGTGAAGGCACTGACGGAGGAGGGCGAACCGCGCCGGGGGGACTCCCTCGCGGAGCTGCTGCTCGCGCCTTCCATCGCGCCGAACTGGCCTTCCGGGATCTCGCCGGAAGACAAGCTCATCCTCTGGCGGAAGTCCGGGGATGCATGGCAGGCCGTACATGAAACTATTATCGACGGCGACGGGGCTTTCCCCGCCTACCAGCCCGGCGACATCATCGAACTGGTCGAGCGGGCGGGAAAGCCACGCGTGGCGGCGAGTCCGGGTGACGGCGTTCCCAGCCGTACCTCCGGTCTCATGCCCGAGATGGAGTGGGAGATTCGGCGGCGCATTTCCTTCCCCGTGACGCTGGAGATCGGCGGGCAGGTGGAAGAGCTCACGCTGCGGGGCGACCGCCTCACCCATGATCCCACGTCGCGGGAGGTGCCGCTCTGCACCGCGGGCAAGCTGGCGGCATTGCGCTGGTCATTCACCGCGCCGCTGGATGCGGTGCAGGGTCTCACGCTGGCGGTGACGCGCGCGGGCTGGCCGGAGGTGCGGGTCGCATTTCACTCGGATGTGGCCACGATGTTCGGTCTGCAATCCGGCGACCGCGTGAAGGTGGAGGTACCCGCGCAGGACCAAGCCGCGCTCCTGGAGCTGAGGAAGAAGCGCATCGCCGTGAGGGCTGCGGGCCTGCCTTACGGCTGGACGATGGATTGCGCGAGCGGCTACACGACTGCGAAGCATGAAGTAGGAAGCCCGCCGCCACGGCCACCTCTGGCACCCGTGCTCGCTACCGCGCTCGCGCCCACGCTCTGCCAGATCCTCGCGGAGACACAGGTGGTGCCATCGGCGTGGGGCCGGGGATATCTCAAGGACGGGCCAGCGGAAAGGATCCCTGTGGAACTGCAGGGCCGCGCCGGGGATCTGACCGTGCTGCCGCATCCGGATCTCTCGCGCATCCGCATCCTGCGGTTGAGGGATAATGGCACGGAGGAGATGGTGGAGGTGGATCTCTCCCGCATCATCGCCGCCACCGGTGACGATGTCTCCGCGGAGGAAGTGCGGAAACTGGATACCCAACTCCAGCCCGGGGACGTCGTGGAGCTGAGCGTTCAACAGGACCGACTCGGCCAGCCGTGGAAAGGTCTGTCGGGAAAGGAGGCCGGATTCCTCACCCGGGCGACGCAGGGACGCGTGCAGATCATCGATAGGCGTGGCAATATCCGGCTGGAGGAGATCGTCTTCCGCCCGCCGGTCTTCCGCGAGACGGCGGCCGGGTGGCTCCCGCTGTCACCAGGCGGCAGCAGCCAGACCGTGCGCGCATCCTCCTGGACGGGGGCGCTCAATGAGGTGGAAGTGAGCCGCGGTGGCACGTCCTATTCCAGAGTGAATCCCGCGAGCGTCTTCTTCCGCGATGGCGATCAGATGAACTTGCAGCGCTCCCGCTGA